From the Posidoniimonas corsicana genome, the window AGCAGGGCCCAGTAGCGGTTGGCCATCACCCGCGCGGTCAGCAGGCCGGCGCCGTCGTCGGCGTCGACCAGCCAGCGGGCCAGGTCGAGCCGCGTGGCCTGGCCGTCCCCGGCCGTCCAGCCGAGCGCAGCCGGCGCCGCCGGCCGTACGACCGGGCCGGATTCGTCCTGCCAGTCCCCCCGCGGCAGCACCCGCACCTCGCGCGGCGCGGTTGCGGCGGCGATCGGCATGCTGACGGTCTGGGCGAGGCGTTCATGCTTAGCGGTCAACTCGTCGACCGGCTCGCCGGCCGACTCGATCTCCGCGATCAACAGCTCAAGCTCCGCGAGCCGCTGCCGCTGGTAGACGCTCTGCACGGGCAGCTCCGGCGCGCGGAGCGTCGGGTTGCGGTTGTTGGCCGCCGCGTACTGGTCGCGGAGGTGCTCCTCATCGTCGATGTCGGCGAAGAACGCGCCGAGTGCGTAGAACTCGTCAATCGATAGCGGGTCGAACTTGTGGTCGTGGCACTGGCTGCAGCCCATGGTGGCCGCCATCCAGACCTGCGACACGTTCCGCACGCGGTCAGCCAGGTAGATCGCACGGTACTCCTTCAGCTGCACGCCCCCCTCGTGCGAGGTCTGCAGCAGCCGGTTGTAGCCCGACGCGATACGGTCATCTGTGTCGGCGTCGGGCAGTAGGTCGCCGGCGAGCTGCTCGACCGTGAAGTCGGAGAACGGCTTGTTGGAGTTCAGGGAGTGGATCACGTAGTCGCGGTACGGCCACACGGTCTGCTCCTGGTCGCCGTGGTAGCCAACCGTGTCGGCGTAGCGGACGAGGTCGAGCCAGTGGATCGCCATTCGTTCGCCGAACCGCGGCGACGCGAGGAACCGGTCGACCATCCGCTCGTAGGCGCCGTCCGACGGGTCGGCGGCGAACGCGTCCACGACCGCCTGCGCCGGCGGCAGCCCGGTTAGGTCGAACGCCAGCCGGCGGGCGAGCGTCACCGGGTCGGCAGGCGGCGCCGGCGTGAGGCCTTCGCGGCGGAGGCGATCCAGCACAAAGTTGTCGATCCAGTTCGCGGAGGTGGCGCCGTGGTCAAGCGTCGGCGGCTCCGTCCACCTCGGCGGCACGTACGCCCACGGCGGCGAGTAGGGAGCGCCCGCGGCGATCCATTCGCGCAGCGTCTGCTTCTCGGTCGGGGTGAGTTCCTTGTGAGAGTCGGGCGGCGGCATCATCAGGTGCGGGTCGCCCGATTCGATGCGGGCGAGCACCTCGCTCTTCGCAGGGGCCGCGTGGTCGATGGCCCGCCGACCCCTGAGGTCGGCCTTGGCCG encodes:
- a CDS encoding PSD1 and planctomycete cytochrome C domain-containing protein; protein product: MLKPLLTTLACVLFAHPVWADWDFNRQVRPILSDKCFACHGPDSAHRAAGLRLDIEEAAKADLRGRRAIDHAAPAKSEVLARIESGDPHLMMPPPDSHKELTPTEKQTLREWIAAGAPYSPPWAYVPPRWTEPPTLDHGATSANWIDNFVLDRLRREGLTPAPPADPVTLARRLAFDLTGLPPAQAVVDAFAADPSDGAYERMVDRFLASPRFGERMAIHWLDLVRYADTVGYHGDQEQTVWPYRDYVIHSLNSNKPFSDFTVEQLAGDLLPDADTDDRIASGYNRLLQTSHEGGVQLKEYRAIYLADRVRNVSQVWMAATMGCSQCHDHKFDPLSIDEFYALGAFFADIDDEEHLRDQYAAANNRNPTLRAPELPVQSVYQRQRLAELELLIAEIESAGEPVDELTAKHERLAQTVSMPIAAATAPREVRVLPRGDWQDESGPVVRPAAPAALGWTAGDGQATRLDLARWLVDADDGAGLLTARVMANRYWALLWGEGLAPVQDDFGGQGRPPTHPKLLDNLAVEFVRSGWDVKHLMKQIVTSQAYRQSSVAPDELLERDPGNALLARQGRFRLPAEMIRDAALDASGLLVHELGGPSVRPYQPVDYYQHLNFPTRRYHADKDNNQWRRGVYVHWQRQFLHPMLKAFDAPTREECTARRARSNTPLATLTLLNDPTFVEAARVMAAEVVAAHATPDARVDEIFRRAVSRPADDLERQAVLSLVSAQHHHYADHTDEAAKLLGVGLHDRPSHADQAELAAWTFACRLALNLGEATTRN